TTCTGATAAGCATATCTGCGTAACTCGAATGACTCGACCTTTTCTTTGACCTCTAAGGAAACTAATATCTGAgcttaaaactttttatattatatttatattactttaataaattaaacCCTTAAATAGCTccattttaaacatttattaacagacattttttgtatttccataAACTAATAACGGACTTTATTAATTTAACTATTTTCCCATTTACAGTTTCCATTTTTCCCCTTTTAACCAAAGCCGAAAGGAAAGTCACTACACCATGAATATCTCTTTGCAATTCTGTGCCGCTTTCTACGGTTGCAACATATTCTTGTGCCATGTCCAGTATACCGGCAGCAATATTTAGGATAGTAAGCGTATGAATGGCTGACCAAACAGCACACCAAGAAGGCAAACAGGAGCCACTAAAGGGCACAACAGAGCACTTCACTTACTTGTAGTTTCATCGTGATAGCTCTCTTAGGAACTGAAGTCGATTTCGAAGCTCGGCTTCTAAAATACCCAAGAGCGATAAGCTAAAACAAAATacacaaacaaatttttaGAATTCGTGTGTCACGCGAGCAATCGATTTTCTATGTTTCTATCGGTTTACTAGAAGTCGTTTTCTACAATTGTGATAAGAATATGAATGTATACCAGCGCAACTAACTCTTTAGTGTAATTTCTGAATTTGACAAATATCATATGGGAAAAACTTCCAAATCGATTCTTCTAACGTTTTTTACAAATGTTTTAGAAATCATTTGCTATTTGTTCTACAAATTTTTTACACATTTCTTGCAAATTTGTATCATAAGCCACACATCTTTTTCGCAAAAGCTTACAGATAACCATGAAGCGTATTaaattacaatatttttgtttaagtACTGAAGCTAACAATGAAATcatataaaaaaatacatacgAAATGAACCGTTTCCACAACCAATCTTTCAGAATAGTTGCTATATGTTATTTCCAAACGGAGTACACGttcatgtacatacatatgtatatatattcatgaTCTTCAGTACTTTCGTATGAAAGGCGAGATGTAGGAGCTATAAAGTCTAGGGTGGACTTGTTCGTATTATAGAACAATTGACCTATGGAATTTCCATATTGTGAGCTTAGAAAGTCCCTGATAAGCTTAAAAGCAGAGAAAGTCTGGTTAATCCGAATGACTCCACTTTCTTAGTTagtttatattataattaaattattttggtCATTTAATCATTGTATGAGCTTTATTTCAAACATTTATTAACAAGctttaattgtattttaataacaatatatatatatatgtacataaaccatatttcacttttattcacatttaaatcatttattacaaacattatttgtatttttataaatttactTTTTCGAATcgcattttcttattttcgccTCCTAACCATATTGGAAAGGGTTTCCACACCATGTATGTCGTCGGCTTCTGCAATGATGTCTGTGGTGACTgcatctatatatttttatacaacGACCATGACGCcaaacatattttttacaaCAACATTTACTTGCAGCGTTGCTGACCAAACAGCACACCACCAAGGCAAACAGGAACCACTAAAggataaaaaacattttatgctttaatattttttagcaGAACTCTTTACTTACTTGTAGTTTCATCGTGATGGCTCTCTTAGGAACTGAAGTCGATTTTGAAGCTCAGCTTCTAATATACCAAAGAacgaaaagcaaaaacaaaaaacaaaattttagAATTCATGTGTCATGCGAGCAATCGGTTTTCTATGTTTCTATCGGTTTTCtgaagaaaaatatttcatattttgaaGACATTTTTATGAGCCTGCTGATCCTGGTTGTTTTATCATATTATCCGACGTATTTTTCATTCTGAAGAAAAAACATACTAcgcctttttctttttaagttCGATCGTTATTGGCGGCTTGAATTATCGATAACTCCAGCCGTCATGTGGTTCTTACCTGCCGGAACAGCTGTTAAAACACACTGATTCACATAGCCTGACAACTCTAAGACAAAAAATTGCACAAGCAAAAGAAAATCGGAAATAACCAAGggatatacaaaaatatatttgaaagaCAAACATGCAGCGCTTCAGATTGATGTTAAATCATACTGCCGCAGCAGCGATTCATCAGCAACCCCTGCGCCCCTTTTCCGTCCACTGGAGTTTGGCGCAGCATCAAAAGCCGGTGGGTGGAAGCCCAGGAGAAAGGAGAACGAGGGATACCCGGAGTCTGAAGGCAAGTGTACAGAAGATCACCCTGATCCAACAGAACCAGTCGATGAGCATTACCACTTTGGAGGAGGCCCAGAAGTTGGCCAAGCGACGGGAGCTGCATCTGTTGCGCTTGGAACAAACAGATGCCAAAACAGGAAGAGCCATGTTCAAGTgggtatatatgtatataatcgGGACCTGGTTATTGTTATGAAGTTGCTATATTTTGCAGACTAGTCACAGCTGCTGAAATGCTGTCGGATGATGCGGAGCAGTCGAGATCAGCGAGCGAAAAAGTTAAGGATAAGAAATCGGAGAAATCCCTAACCATTGGAGCGCGCATCACAGAGCACGATCTCTCCTCCAGACTCAAGAACATTGTCAAGTGGCTGGGCAAGCGACACGAGGTTCGCATCCTCATCCAGGGCAATGCCAGTGGATCGGACGAGAGCAGCGCCGAGCGCATAGTAAAGGCCATCGAACAGACCATTAAGGAACCACAACTAATTGGCAGAATAGTGCAAAGGCACAGCAAGAGCGCGTTCATTAAGTTCTCCATTATTCCAGTAGCTCCGCCACCAGTACCCGTATCCACTGCCACTCCCAATCCAATCCAGTCGTGACAACTACCGCTGCTGCTTTCGGTGCCCAAGGATCGCCACACTGTTGCGGCAAGCAAACGAAACTTCGGCCTTAGAATATCCACCCGCCATTTCTCGGAGCGAGTGAAAGAGGAAGGCGAAAAGCCCGTTGAGATCACCACCGCATCCATTGTCACCACTTCGGTGTTGCTACTATTGTTTTTCTTCAAATACTTCTACTGGCATCAGCATTTGGTCAAACTATTGGAGGATCGAGAGCAAGAAGAACGACTGAAGAAGCGGAAAAGAAAGGATGACGTCCTTTCTCTCCACCGTGATCGCAACCTACAAGAATGTAAAATCGATTGATATGAAACTGCTTTTTAGTAACTGTCATTTGGCTCtatttttcgccatttttataaattaaaatacaatattatgttcgttttatgaaattaatttattatttattacttaTCTTGGGTTCTGCTCTATATTTCATATATGATTTATATAAACTGACTTGTATAGGTGTCATATGTTTAGTTTGTGTATATAGTTTATAAGCACACGTAGACAGTAAATTAATACACTTTCTCAACTCTATCATTAATGTCtatatttaattaagtttaaaaAGCAGTTCATTGGACTTAACTAAAGTTTCCAAATTATTACAAGAGAACGTAAAGCTTTTTATGGTGTCAATAGGAGAGCAGCTACAAAATTGTTTGGATAAAGCGAATCGTTTGTAGAGTGGCTGAGTGAAAGTAATTTATTATTGGTAGACACAggaaaatgttaaattattaaaatataaaataaataaagccaagCAATAAAATATACGGCACAAGGAACATTTTCTGTCACAGACTACAAAAACATGagttatttaataatttagtCATTAACTAAAATAGAAACACTTTGTGCTTATACTGTTATTAGAACACTCATCAAACTAACAAATTGGGAAAGCAATTAAATATCAATGCTAAAAGCCGATAACAAATCTGTTGAATGGAACTCATTGCCACATCGTAACTGATAAGCCTCATTTTTGTGTTGCCGATAAGCAAAATTGTGGGAAAGGTAGTTCATTACACACTGATTCTTCACAAAGACATTTGGAATGAAATATGTACTAAATAAATTAACTAAAGTAAATGCCAAAGCGTGTAAGCTACGATTGCGCTGCTGGTGTAGCTGGGTGTCCACTTACAGACCTAGACGCGCTGAATCTCGAACAGCTTGACCTCCGTATCGTACCAGATGGCGGGCTCCACGTTGCGCAGATAGATGACACCCCAGATGTAGGTGCGGAACCATGCCGTTGTGCCCGCATTGGCCTGGTACTTTCGGATGAGAATGGGATGCGGCACTGGGAGCAGTCCCACTAACGTTCCGTGCTGCAGAAACTTGAGGATCTCCGACTCGTCGGTCAGTCCTTTGTCAATGCAGATCTTCTCCACCTGGGGCACTAGGACCTGAAGTAGTCGCATAATGGTCTGAAGCGGCAGCTTGGAGCGCCAGGAGACGATCCACTCGGGCGTGGGCGTCCAACGATCGCTCTCGCCTGGCACCATGCGAATGCTGGCCCTATGGGCCACCGACAAGCGGGACAATTCCGTAGGTGAGGTGGACTTGCGTTCGTCAGTTGGCGTCGAAGCGGCTGATCTGTCGTAGGGCACAATGTCCGTAGAATCCTCCACCTGTGGCTTGTCATTTGGATGCGCCTGCTCCCGCTCCGTCATCTGAGTAATGCCTGGGGTGTCCAACAAGGACGTTTTCAGTGTTCCTGGCTCTGCTGGCTGCGCCGTGAGAATGTCCGTCTGCAGTTCCCCCGCCTGAGATCGCTCATGAGACTCTGTCTCCGATTCGAGATCCTCCTCCGCTTTGGGCTCTTCATTAATTGTCTCCTCCTCGACCTCATCCTCGTCTTCTTCGTTGTACTCTTCTGGAACATGGGCCGAGGGCAGTTCCTGGGACACAGCTGGCGTTCTCCGCTGCGGTACCCGCGGCAGGTTGAACTTTCCACCTGTTTTACGGCCACTCAGGCACTTTGCTATGCCAGCCATATCGGTCGGGAGATTTGCCATGGCATGGAACACATGACGCTTTCGAATAATGGTGTAGACTAGATTCGAGTTGCCATCGAACTGATACTGAATAATGTTATTGAAGATCTCCAGCAGGAAAAACACCAAATGATGATTGCTGGGTGCCGATAGCAGAAACCAGGGTGTGCTGAAGGCCTCCAAGAGATGCAACATCTTCACACTAGCCACCATTGAGAGGGTTTTCAGATATGGTGAGACATTGACCAGAATGGTCAGCAGACAATCGAAAAGCGGCTGCAGCCTCTGATGGCCAGTGGCTATTATTTTGTGGAACACAGTGATGAGTAAGTCCGCATGGGTTCCAGTGAACACAGGTATATCCATGGGCACCGTGGCGGAGTAGGCTTTGTTAAGGCGAACCCCAAAGTTTCGCTCACCTAtcaataaacattaatttaattgcacTGATTCCACGAACAAAACTACACATGTGACTCACCCGATAGGAGCAACAGTATGAATACTCCAATATGCATCAACCCCACTCGAGATTGATCCGCTCGGGAGTAGTTTAGGTGATACAGAATGGGAATCAGGATGTCCAGAACATCGGAGCTCTTCAGCACAAAATACAGAAACTTTTTGTTGTAGTCGCATATTttccaaaacaaaataagcaGCTCCTGGTGGCAATGTAGTCGCTTTGTGGAATTGGGCAAATAGTTCTGGACCAGTGGGTTGTTCAGCAGCCTGGTTATGCCCTTGAGCACAAAGTGAAAGTCCTCATCGCGGTGAACCCTCGACAGATAGTTGATGAACAAGTTGTCTCCGCAATTGCCCTCGTCGTAGGACGCCTGTCCGGGTTGTGtgagttgctgctgcaccaCCATATCGTGATCCAAGGTGACAATGAGCAGTTGAAGGCACGCTTCCACCAGGGGCTCCGTGGTGTCTGCAAACAGCAGGTGATTGTAGGGCACACCAAAGCCCACCGGATCGTAGGAGCACACGGTGTTCAGAAACGAGGTGAACAAGGGCAGGGCATGTCGATTGTCGGCCGAGGTGAAGTATGCTATCCACTTGTTGGGCTCCTCGGACTGCTGCGGCGATCGGTACATGGGCTCCGAGAAGCAGGTGAGTAATAGCTTCAGCAACTCCGTGCGCCTGCGCTCCATGTGGGCGTTGTGGGGCGGTGACTGGGCAAAACCCACGCCCGCCTCCCAAATATACTCGCAGCTATCGATGTTCGCCAGCTCCTCGGCCTTCTCGGGGCCCGTACGCCGCGTGGCCGTAACCGTGAAGTCGGGACAGAATAGCAGGTCGCAGGTGGCATTGAGCAGTGACTGAGCCAACGGCATGGTCTTGTCCTGCGACGGCAGGCTGCTCCAGAAGAAATCGCGCCACTTATCATCCTCGAAAATGTAGGGCAGACACCGGACCAGCAGCCGCACGCAGTTCAGAACGCACTGCTGCTCCGCCTGCGTGCGACAACTGCTGTCCACCGCCTGGGCAAGCTTCTCTACCGCCTTGTAGCATAAGGTGGCCAGGTTGGCTGGATTCTCGTTCCGTATCTGGCGAATCTCGCTCGAGGTGACCAGCGCGAACACATCCTCCAGCGTCGTCTGGTGACCCTGCCAGAACTGCTCCCAGAACTGCTCGTCGCTGGGGTCGATTTTCTGGTTTTTCTGCGTCAGCTGCACAATCGCCTTGCGAAAGTTCAACTTGGAGTCCGTGTTTCCCATATTGTTCGGCCTGTGGGCTGCTTTGGTATCGCTGAGTCCTGTAAATCCACCTGCCCCGTGCTCGGTCGCCTCAGTGCAAGTGTGCGCAGTAATCTGGAACAGGAGTGCTTTGCATTTAATGCGATTCTTTTTCAAAAATCGAACGATTCCAATTAGAAATTCGCCTACGCACCAATGTGTAACTTAGTGGTGGGTGTAGCGCTCACGACTGAAGATGCGTGCGTGACCTTTTATGCTCACCTGTTTTGGCTCTCATATTCAAATATCAATTTGATCAACAATTTGgcaacatattttattttaaaaacaagtttatattttttatctaCGCTTGCAGATGTAATTCAATTTAATCTATTGAAATTTACGCATCGAGTTGGCATCTACAGCTGTGCCAGTGCTGCGAAGCGACGAACTGCCGCGCCGGTGTTGGAAGACGCTTGTGCAAAATATTCGGACTGCACACAAGAACATAAACGACACGTAAACGTCACCAAAAATTAGCAGCTTACCAGTTCGATTAGTTAGGATTAGTGAGAGATGCCCAACTAGGCAGCGCGCCCAGATTTGTCCAGGTAGCGTGAGTGTGCGAGTGGGCAAGTGGCGAGTGCCAAAACATATGCGAAGGTCGTCGGAAGGGAGGAGGAGCTGCCCTGCCCCACGAAAACTGCAATTTTCTGCGCTAGCCCTGGAACTGGAAGCCAACTAGCTGCTGTCGGAAAGACACCGCAACGGAGGACACGCGGACACCATGGCGCTTCCAGGCAATGGCATCTACGTGGTGCGGGGCGAAATGGCCACCCTGATGACGGCCATGCGACGTGGAACGCGTTGGAATGCCACCGCCTACGTGGTAAACAGTGCTCCTAATGCTCACTGCGATTATAAACTATATATGCCCCTCTTCCCAACCCACAGGACGACGAGGATGACTTGCTGTTGAAGCTGTTTATTGACCTCAAGCATGAGCTAAATCGGATCGAGGACCTGCGTCAGATCGAA
This genomic interval from Drosophila mauritiana strain mau12 chromosome 2R, ASM438214v1, whole genome shotgun sequence contains the following:
- the LOC117138215 gene encoding translation initiation factor IF-3, mitochondrial gives rise to the protein MQRFRLMLNHTAAAAIHQQPLRPFSVHWSLAQHQKPVGGSPGERRTRDTRSLKASVQKITLIQQNQSMSITTLEEAQKLAKRRELHLLRLEQTDAKTGRAMFKLVTAAEMLSDDAEQSRSASEKVKDKKSEKSLTIGARITEHDLSSRLKNIVKWLGKRHEVRILIQGNASGSDESSAERIVKAIEQTIKEPQLIGRIVQRHSKSAFIKFSIIPVAPPPVPVSTATPNPIQS
- the LOC117138214 gene encoding protein HID1, which gives rise to MGNTDSKLNFRKAIVQLTQKNQKIDPSDEQFWEQFWQGHQTTLEDVFALVTSSEIRQIRNENPANLATLCYKAVEKLAQAVDSSCRTQAEQQCVLNCVRLLVRCLPYIFEDDKWRDFFWSSLPSQDKTMPLAQSLLNATCDLLFCPDFTVTATRRTGPEKAEELANIDSCEYIWEAGVGFAQSPPHNAHMERRRTELLKLLLTCFSEPMYRSPQQSEEPNKWIAYFTSADNRHALPLFTSFLNTVCSYDPVGFGVPYNHLLFADTTEPLVEACLQLLIVTLDHDMVVQQQLTQPGQASYDEGNCGDNLFINYLSRVHRDEDFHFVLKGITRLLNNPLVQNYLPNSTKRLHCHQELLILFWKICDYNKKFLYFVLKSSDVLDILIPILYHLNYSRADQSRVGLMHIGVFILLLLSGERNFGVRLNKAYSATVPMDIPVFTGTHADLLITVFHKIIATGHQRLQPLFDCLLTILVNVSPYLKTLSMVASVKMLHLLEAFSTPWFLLSAPSNHHLVFFLLEIFNNIIQYQFDGNSNLVYTIIRKRHVFHAMANLPTDMAGIAKCLSGRKTGGKFNLPRVPQRRTPAVSQELPSAHVPEEYNEEDEDEVEEETINEEPKAEEDLESETESHERSQAGELQTDILTAQPAEPGTLKTSLLDTPGITQMTEREQAHPNDKPQVEDSTDIVPYDRSAASTPTDERKSTSPTELSRLSVAHRASIRMVPGESDRWTPTPEWIVSWRSKLPLQTIMRLLQVLVPQVEKICIDKGLTDESEILKFLQHGTLVGLLPVPHPILIRKYQANAGTTAWFRTYIWGVIYLRNVEPAIWYDTEVKLFEIQRV